The region TGACTTTATTCAGTATAATCCACAAAAATCAATGCAAAGACGAAAATTATGACACATTTACATTGCTAATATtcgaaattaatataataataaacagaaatataacaatttatgTATGGAGACAAAATCAATTGTTAATATGGTAAAATATTTACTCATATTCTGGACTTAGTGAATGGCAGCAAAAATTGCATACATTGAGTGACGTAAAATTCTTTGTGTTCACTGACTccttatcttcttctttttcaatcATACATAAGATGACCAAATCACTCTCCATCGATTTTTGCAGTCATATCCTAGAAGAAAAAATGTGATATGTTATATTGATAGCAATGTAACAGTATGCAATAGTTTAGAAATATACTCTGTTttcagattgtattgtattgtatttattaacattccaaggTATTCAtaaattgcttcacagctagaatatggaacaagtcaaaaaacttaatactgttataaagtcttaatttatagtcatagtctagatgaaatatatacagaagagatttacaatatagtctactagtacaacacaaagtgttagtatcaatttcatgaagcgttattgaatgtcatgaattcacctacagaatagaaggcgtgagaaattaggtacttctttaatttggccttaaataatcttaggttttgagtttcatttttatatcgatagggaggctattaaaaatttttactgccatataacgcactcctttttgatagcacgatagacttgccaatggagtatgaaagtaatttttttgacgtgtatttatgctaggaactgttgaattagttacaaagttttcacgattacataagaggaagattattaatgaaaagatatactggcaagccatgggcattatttgtagttttttgaaaatagtcctacaagattccctagatttggcactacTATTATTCAaattgctcttttttgtaataggaatagaTATTTGGGATCTGGTCATTCTTTTATTGCACTGCAGTATCAGTCTTTCCGAGGAGTTTCAACAATAAGTGGAATTATCTCAGAAACCACAAAGGTGATTTGGAATTCACTTCAAGATAAGTCCATGAAGTTCCCTGAGAAGTGTAATTAGCTGCAAACTTCTAAGAGATACGAAGAACTGTGGAATATTCCTAACTGCATGGGAAGTATAGTCGGAAAACATGTGAGAGTTAGGCACCCATTTAACTCAGGATCAAGCTTTTTTTCTGAGGTTGATGGACTTTTCACTACGATTTCTGTTAGAGACATGGGTAGAATTAGTGATGGTACTGTGCTAAAAATATTCTGACATGTACCAGGTTGTTAATGAAGGGACAAATTTCCCACCTCCTTGCCCGTTACCAACAGAAGAAGATACCACCAAACTTTCCACTCTATTTCGTCGCAGATGAGGCATTTTCCTTGTCAAAGCATAATATGATGAGGCCATTTTCCAAGAGAATATTGACAAAGGAGCGCCGTGTTTTTAACTACAGGCTATCTAGAGCTAGAAAGAATGTAAAATGTGCATTTGGGATGTTATATTCTAAATTTAAAGAACTGGACACAGCAATTAACTGTAAATTAGAAACGATATTATCAAGTGTACATGTATTCTGCACAATTTTGTGAAAACAAGAGACGGAAAAATGCGCCAACCTGCCGTGGAAAATAATCCAAACACTGATGCCACAGTACGAAATAATTTCcgcagatggatggatggatggatggatggatggatggatggatggatagatagatagatagatagataaaatatacGAGTACTAAATAGCTGCTTACTCGAACAATTCTCCTTCGGTCTATCTTTTACTTCTGCAGCTATCGCCGCCCAAACTTTATCTATGACATTCTTCTTTGAATAGTCTGCTCTTGTATAATCGTAAATAACTGGATACCTTTCCACCACACCTACAAACTCTACATTAAATTTCTGGTCGTCCCTCATGATCGGGAAGTGCACAGTGAACCGAACTGAACTCTGGACTGTAGGGACCAGGTTGCATGAAGCACGACACAAAGAATCAACATGTTGAGTTGATGCAAGACACATGCATCAGGTTGTTTGCGTCCTGCGTTATTTTGTTTGAATAGCAGCACCTAAAGACGTTTGTTTACTCTTCTTCGATGCATGCATCATGTTCCATGCATACTGCTACATGTGTGTGTGTCATCTAGTGTGAAACGTCCATAATActcgccataactcggaaaccaataaAGATTTTACATAGGGTCAACTTTTAAAAGCAATTTCCATTCTTTATCAACATTTCTCTTGCTTTGAACCCTCATCTAAAGTGAAAAACAAAAGAGTTcgccgcttaccaacttttgaagatataaatgtctattttgaacccATCactttgaagttacaatttttttctctcatttcaaaaaagattttgatttagaattttgtttatgtatttcttaGATACTGATTttataatcataaaaattacagtacgattgattgactatcataggagctacgacataataaaTGTTAACGAAGCCGGAAAATGCATATCTCCTCCTTCTCCCACCAGTATCGCCATCTTTCTCTCGCACGAGATGCCACTCTCTAGTACAAGCCAGCGATATTAGAAGCTGTTGTACCTGTgaacttttgtttattttcaagGTTATGTGGTGGAATTTTTTTTTCGCAGTTGACCACCCTTTGACCATCATTTAGCTATTCTGCGAATGATTTACTTTTTGTTGAAGCAATCTGGagagattttaattttaaaagtctgTTTTTTGAACCTAAAAtgtaggtaatttttttaattaattctttacaTACACGATTAAAAACTTACATCTATATTTTTAAACCTTGTTATTCCAGCTACGAATCCATGTAGTTATTGGCCTGTTTTCCTAACCCCAGTTTTGAAAACTTGCTGAGATTTATTTTACTGGCTCCTGATGTATCTAGGAATGATGTACCTGGGGACAACTATCTTCAGGTGGACctcgttatattttaaatatttttgtaactaaATTACTCTGATGATCAGTAATCAAAAACAGTATTTAGCAATGACTTTTATGGGGTTTCAACTTCAGTAGAAATATCACGCAGCAAATTAAAAATCAAGAGACACACCCTGACAAAGCTAAATTATGCTCCTCCCAGGAAAAGAATAACTCATAATCCTAAAAAAGGACAGGTATGCATTTTAACAGATACGCCAGAGAAAACCgatatagaagaaagaaaaatgagtgAGAAGAGAAATATGATGAATAAAGTTCAGAAACGGAAGAAGTTGTTTCCAGATGATAATTCTGAAGAGACTGCAGATGAGTCGAGGAAGATGTTAGtgctaatgataatgatgatgaagatgccaTTTCAACTGTAAATGGCACTGAGTTGATTGCTTGAGCGAATTTAGAAGAAATGAGAGAAGAAAATTTTGTTCTCATTCGTGTGGCAGGAAAGAGACAgactaattataattttttttgtcggtagaatttgtaacaatatttgtgaaagagaatttgaagttcagtatctatagaagtttactaaatatgacaattttttttttacaggatgaGCAATCAGAAATATTTGACCTTCCTTCAGAGGATATTGTGAACAATCTTCCTCACCTTCTCATAGAAAAGGTTCAAGCTGAAGGAGCACTAAGAAGTATGTTTTAAAAATGCAATTTGAAGGATACGCCCTttcgataaaaataaattcatttaattggaaagcctaatattgttttctgtcaaaaattgagaattattttaaaatttaaacttagTAACATTATCACTACTGTTATTGCattaaatttaaaggaaaaacCTGTCAATAATTAGAAAACAGTAAATTgtctgtattttgtataattataaacttcataaaatattagttacattatgTTGAATCATGTCCCAAAGTACATCACCCTGTGTCCCAATGTACATCAGCCTTATGTACGTAGGGACAGTATGTAGCACTTcacgaaaactaaaaaaaatctctacaaaaaattatttaattgaaaccTTATCTTTTTCTAATATACTTTACAATTCGAAGATATTGTTGTTAATAATAGACAGCTATAAAAGCttatacaacattttaaaaaatctaaataaaaaaactgttcCCATGTACAACAGCTTCCCCTACAATGCACAGCGATATTTTCTTGGTTCTCATCATATGCAGATTTGCCGCTGAATATAACTGCAACTATTTTATGGACATGGATGTTAGGAAGCAGATCTAACCTGGAAATTTCCGAGATAAAATCCGATTTCAATATCTATGTTTACTGcaaaattaacaattttcatTGATTTCACTGATGCCCAAGTGCACCAACCTTTTCAAAACTggagagctggccttctatgcccgaggttgcggattcgatcccgggccaggtcgatggcatttaagtgtgcgacaggctcatgtcagtagatttactggcatgtaaaagaacttgtgcaggacaaaattccggcacactggcgatgctgatatcATCTCGggatttgcgagcgtcgttaaataaaacatatttattatttttaaaaactggaGTAAAGGTAAGCAATCTATATCAGTTAATAGCATGGTCGGATTGCTATCACGTGACATCTTCACCCCTCAGCCCTCTTTATACGAATATCACTGTTTGGTTTTGTTGGAGTAGTTCTAGTGTAACGCATTTTCAGAATGGATGACAGACCAGTTAAAGTGACTCCCCGCAAGGCTAGAAAGAGAGCCTAGTGTCCTATAATTGGAAAAAGATTTGTGAGTAAAGACTGAACAATGAAAGTAAATTGGTTGCAGTGATTAGGCTATGTTATAGTTTTGtgtattaattttaagttgtaacTTTCAATTTTCCATTTACTTAGAGTTTCCTAATTTAACATCCGCAATAATTGTTCTAGAGTTTCCTAATTTAACATTTGCAATAATTGTTAAAAGTGTAAATGGGATCTCTTCTTCAAGTAACGCTACAAACCAACATGTACCCACGGTACCAACCTGTATTAATGTCTGGAAGGCTTCGAACCATGGAAAGCATTGTAAATGCTGAGCAGTATCGTGAGCTAATATCTCAACATGGCGCTGTCAGAATGGGAGGAAACTGTGATACCTGGGACTAGAAGATAGAGTTCAAAAGAAGAGGATAAACTACCTACCACAGGCGAATTTATAATTATCGAGCTGAGAGAAGAAATGTGTATCTCGATGAGTCATGCATTGTTATCCCATCTGCACAGCCAATCTCGGAGGAGCGACACCTCAGCACATGAACTTCTAGCGTCGGTATCAAGGGGGAAGAGCCTACTAATCATACACACTACTAATTTGAAAAGCTCAGAAGTTAACTGAGGAAATATTCTCGAATGAAATCGGCATCCTCTTTGtgaaaatgttagaaaaaaattgagaaagatTATATGAATTGAGAGTTATTTCCTGATGACATCATAGATCCCATTATTACAAATCTCTGTTGTATCAGTGATTATGACAATAATTAGTAATTCCAACTGTGACAATGAAATGGATGGAATAGCAGTGCTTGAGGACTCCGAGTAGCGACTCAACATCAGAGGTCAATGTTTTCAATTAGATGTTTAGTGCACAATCTTTGTcgttttcactcagttctctccCCTTTCCAAGTGACGTTAACCAGGCTTTCAAACCTTATGCGCGAGCTATTATGTGAAACGGCTAGACGTTCTGATATCAAGGAATAAGTTcaacaaaaataacatttaaattacttttattctCCATGGACTTGCACGAGTAATGAGCTGTCCAAATACAAAGGATAAGTTTGAAGGAGCATCACAATCTTATTGCTTGTGAACTCTGTGCTGGTGAGTATGATTTTTTAAGTTTTGCGATTTCGAGAAGGACTCTCCACATACATCACACTTGAATGACTTTTCTCCGGTATGGCGACGTGAATGTGATCTTAGATTTTGCAATTGCGAGAAAAACTTTCTACAGACATTGCATTGAAATGGTTTCTCGCCAGAATGTACACGACCATGAATTTTGAGAGTAGAAGACAACgcaaaacactttccacagacatTGCACTGGAATGGTTTTTCACCAGTATGCTGTCGTGCATGGTTTCTCAAATTTCCCGAACATGAGAAATACATTTCACAAACATAACACTTAAAGGGCGACTCCCCCGTATGCAGGTGTGCATGGCTTTTCAGATATCCAGAACgggagaaacattttccacatatatcacatttgaacggtttctcgccagtgtgtaCGCTTGCATGGCTTTTGAGATGCCCCGAACGCGTGAAACACCTCCCACAGACATTACATTTAAATGGTGTGCCCCCTGTGTGCACAAgtgtatgtattttaaaaattctccaATGTGAAAATAACTTTTGACAAATATCGCATTTTAACGGTTTGTTACCACTGTGCAGGTGTGAATGGGTCTTAAGAGATCCCAATTccgagaaacattttccacacacatcgcatAAGAATGATTTTTCCCCCGTGTGAAGACGAGAATGGCTTTTGAGTTGCGCTAAACGCGTGAAACTCTTTCCACAGATATCACATGTAAATGGTTTCTCTCCAGTGTGAACAACCCCATGCCTTTTCAATCCTTGCGAACGCGGGAAAACCTTACCACAAATGTTGCATTTGAATGGCGACTCGCCTGTGTGTAAACGTTCGTGTGTTTTCAAATCTGCAGGCCGACAGAAACGGTTCTCGCAAACAttacatttgaatggtttttcgccCGTGTGACAGCGTACATGACTTTGGAGATCACCAGAACGAAAAAAACACATCTCACAAGTATCACACTTAAATTGTTTTTCGCCCGTATGAAGGCGTGTATGAGTTTGAAGATCGCCAGGACGCCAGAAACGCTTTTCGCAATCCTTACATTTGAACGGTTTTTCGCCCGTATGTTGGCGTACATGACTTTTAAGAGCTCCGGAACGCGAAAAGCACTTTCCACATACGTCGCATTTAAACTGTTTCTCGCCTGTATGATAGAGTACATGGGTTTTGAGATCAGAAGAACGCGAGAAACATTTTTTACAAACATCGCATTTAaatggtttctcgcctgtgtgcaggcGTGCATGTATTTTGACACTTCCAGCACACGTGAAGTACTTTCCACAAACAttacatttgaatggtttctcagCAGAGTGCTTGAATGAATGAGTTTTGAGATCTCTACAACTTGagaaacacttttcacaaacatcgcatttgaatggtttctcgccgCTGTGGAGACGTGAATGACTTTTGAGGTGTCCCGACTGCGAAAAACATTTTCCACACTGGATGcatttaaaaggtttctcgcctgtgtgaatgCGTGCATGGCTTTTGAGAGTTCCCAAACcggagaaacactttccacacacatcgcatttgaatggcttgtCACCTGTGTGCACACGTATATGTTCTTTTAGATGTCCCATCACAGAGAAGCACTTTCCACATACATCGCACTTCAatggtttctcgccagtgtgcaCGCGTGCATGATTTTTTAGATGTTCCAAGCGAGTGAAGcactttccacacacatcacattcGAATTGTTTTTTGACTTTGTATCCACATGTAAGAGACAAAGAATTTGCTGAATCGTTGTCAATATTATCACACTTGTTTAAACAGTCTACAGTTTTAATGAGACTTGAGAACTCAGGTGTGTGCCTACGAAACTGTCTCCTTAAATTATTATCTTTCCTTCTGCACAGGTTGTCAAAATTAAGCAATTCAGAAGAACTTAAGGCAGCCTGCTCTCCTGAAGATACTGAACTATCGCATGTTCGGCCCAACGTCACGTGGTCATGCATACCATTGCATTGGGATGACACATTATTCTCATGTGTACCTAGAATGCTATGATGAAAATAACAATCAGTTTATACAATAATGAAGGTGTACaatgacaataaaatcataaataagTGTATGAAATGCACAACGAATCACAATCAGCAGGTTTCTGGCCTTCACTCATTGTACAGTGAGTAAATTCTTGAATCATAATGTAATATCTTTAGTATTTCAAGTCATACAAGTTTCATCAACAGCGACCTTGGAATGAAATTTACAATAAGGAAGTCATGGTGTAATCTGAAAAAAAGAATAGcaacttcatatatatatatatatatatatatatatatatatatatatatatatatatatatatatatatatatataaagtgggGACACCCAACTTCACTGAAAATGTGAAGTACAgcattttttctttttgtctttcaaGGAACTTCCTAAATATTTCtattagttttcgagttatggccAAAATATGCACCAGGAGAGTACTACACAGCACCACCTGTTGGAAGTTTGTCGCTCATTCTCCGAAACttaaaatgttcaaattattTCCCtcgtaactaaaaaaactattaaaCATAATTGCATAAATTTTGCATGATTATTATATACTCTATGTCGTGTTGTATATAGGTTATTATATATGTTGTACTATGGGGATTAATACATTTTTCCtattattaatagaaaaatataaacaaaatattttttagtggacattttcagaaaaattgaaatacgctgcaaataatttaatgataCTGATTCACGCTGTTGTTACAACATATTGGAATAGCCCAGACAAAAcacatttaatagtacattatgcaacgagcctgtaatggtagtatttaagacgcaagtatgtttgtttatgaaacgagcgcaagcgaaagtattgattttttccgagacacgaatgtcattgaccttgatataatctagagaataacatgaacattaattaggcttgatataatctggaaattgatttagaattgaaaaacgagatgacaaattgaatttatttgaatattatttacaattaacgctaattattatagtaacagaacataaccttccgtgacagtattggatttccagcctccgtgacttttcgctacttgtctttcgattgcatatccgagaataaccgatacttgcggttttataatggtacaatggtgatttctcattggctgaacaactgaattataacgaataggtgtactttaatgaggtgcattaaagggctactaccaggtgtataattacatttcggcatggtcgaacataaaatatttttttaaaagtgGCAGGAAGGAGGGAACTGGTGATTGGTTGTACAAAAAAtgctaaaattttgaaaattaaaaaaaaatggcaagACATCCAATTAGTAGGTAGTTCTTGTAAATGTAGATGTGAAAAGCTCGCAAATATTGAACTTAATTCAATAAGGGAGACTTgagaaaatgaaaacattaatttacgtaGTTTTCGTGCGTTCAAGCTCGAAGTTCTCACCTAAATATCAACAACAGAcaaatatgatttatttttataattttatattgatattattacatcactgactagtaacatacttCATTCATCAGACCTGAGATATATGCAATAATTGTCCTTTTCTAAAACATaacttcaagtgagatgtagtgcctgataatagatgtattagCCACCAGAGATAAAAATTTTGAATGTATAGTTCAAAATGACGACGTGTATGTGTATCTTGGAAGACGTTGTTAATGAAAGAAGTAACTTTAATTATGGAGAAAGATCAATGTGAAAGAAGGAtagttaaagaaaagaaaagtccATAATGAAATGCAACCACTAAAATTAAAGAATGCTGCAAATGAAAAATAAGAGGTAATCTATTAAAGAACAAAAAATTACTCAAGAATTTATTAGAACAACGTCTCAGTCTGCTTGTTTTCTGCGAAAATTATTGCAGTATCACAAGGAAACAAAGTAACAAATACTGAGGCTATAAACCTGGGAACGCTCTGGAAGTAAATGAGAAACTGAAGAATAATAAATCCCCCATATCGAAAGTTGCAACTCTTGGACCAGTCGCACACGTACTGTACGGAAGGACGAAACTGCCAGTATGTGGCATAATGCTGATATCTGTCCAATTCaacaaaaacgaaacaaaaaaattTGTGCCTTCTGGATTCCAAACTGTTGTTCATTGCATCCAACTACAATCAACctaaaaatttatataaattgttGTCTTGCACACAATGAAAAATGCTGAAATAATATGAAGCAGCTTTgcaagagaaataaacaaactgattatttaaaaacaaaagaatgaagaaTCTTTTTTCTGAATTTATACATTGCACTCCACtgaattcataaattttcaaaagtttttgaTACAGATGATAAGAGAATATCTATTATATATTTGAAAAGAATTTCGAACTCAATGGCCATACGTATTAAGAGTGCACTAAAGTACAAagaagttattaaattttatgctGTGATAGTATGTCAAATTTGTTACAGTTGTGGAAACTAAACATATGCATTACAATGATATCTGAGAAATGAAGTCGCAACAACAGCAGTATTGGTAATATTAGAAGTGctgtagtaatggtagtagtattaACCTGCTCCAGGTCGCTGTACAAGCATTTTGCTAAGTATGAAAATCAAATGACAATCACATAAAATGGAGGGGGTTGCAAGTTTGTATCTCTTTCTAGATGACTTTATGTAAGTGTTGGCTACTACCAGctagaatattttttttcgaacaatacTGCTGCATTAAGCTAAATACCACATCTCCTCCAGATCTGTttttaagaaaatcacaaaaacgCGTTTGTGTCCATGCAACAATGTTGCACTGTATTTTTATGCAACATTTCGATGTATTTTGAGTTTGTGAGAGAAGGAAAATGTTTTGGTGTTTAATTTAGGCAGTATATTTCCGCCAAATACGTAGAAATGGAGATAAGGTGTTTTGGCTTCTTAATTGGATTTCGTTTTTAATATGAATAGGATAAGTCAGTAGCATGTCCATGCGAGATTAATTACGTATGGAGGCATTTGCAGGCTTACGATGGTATAAGCTCAACTTTCAATTTAGAATATGTATTAGTTCATTATTGAGTAACATAATTGACAAATacaaattatgaaacaaattttgttACACTTACTAACAAGAACTAAAATGACATGTTTTGTACGCaatcattttcaaataacaccaagGTTTTAACATGGGAAGAACATTAATGCCACTTTTGTTACAGTTTTAGTCAATGGTATGGCATTTTAAaacaacatatatttaaaataaaactaataatattttGAGCTTAAAGTCAGTACAAAAATGCAGTAATCACTAAGAACAAtgcttttattattgttttaattactcATAGTTCACGTACAGGTCTAGATTTCTGAGGCTTGAATAttcagcatattttttttttttgttttcatgcaTAAGAGGTAACAGCTTATATATTATATCCAACTTGTTCCAGGGGAAAATCCATAGCATTTGTTAGTACGATTAGGTAGAATTCCATTACCCACTGCCTTGGTGTTTAGGAAGACAAACTGTCTTACTGCTTCGTAATCATTGTAGCTCATtctataaaataacaaattactgCCCCTGAAGCATATGGGCAAAGTGTAGGTATGATTTCAAGAACTTTGACGATTGTGTGAAACAATGGAACAGTGGGAAAGTAACAAGTGAAGCAATGGAAATTAGCAACTTCTCAGATTGGAAATCAGAATGCGCAGTGCACACACTCAATAAGCTATCTCTACTGGCCCGGCACTTCATGGCATAATGGCTGTGCGCactcaaataattttcattttattctttttccttcttttgcaTCTATGCAGTTAGTAAA is a window of Periplaneta americana isolate PAMFEO1 chromosome 12, P.americana_PAMFEO1_priV1, whole genome shotgun sequence DNA encoding:
- the LOC138710224 gene encoding zinc finger protein 83-like isoform X8, with translation MVRSKHNCMPCIKLFVVMDVIKTESEFDPLAAQSSEDADTKWLSPSDDEGNLLKPCVPLTTVESVDPECPSSCKVEVEQNTFPVKCEFEEETYDVITVKEEDTAEVNIEVCDILTESILGTHENNVSSQCNGMHDHVTLGRTCDSSVSSGEQAALSSSELLNFDNLCRRKDNNLRRQFRRHTPEFSSLIKTVDCLNKCDNIDNDSANSLSLTCGYKVKKQFECDVCGKCFTRLEHLKNHARVHTGEKPLKCDVCGKCFSVMGHLKEHIRVHTGDKPFKCDVCGKCFSGLGTLKSHARIHTGEKPFKCIQCGKCFSQSGHLKSHSRLHSGEKPFKCDVCEKCFSSCRDLKTHSFKHSAEKPFKCNVCGKYFTCAGSVKIHARLHTGEKPFKCDVCKKCFSRSSDLKTHVLYHTGEKQFKCDVCGKCFSRSGALKSHVRQHTGEKPFKCKDCEKRFWRPGDLQTHTRLHTGEKQFKCDTCEMCFFRSGDLQSHVRCHTGEKPFKCNVCENRFCRPADLKTHERLHTGESPFKCNICGYDCKNRWRVIWSSYV
- the LOC138710224 gene encoding zinc finger protein 271-like isoform X2, with amino-acid sequence MVRSKHNCMPCIKLFVVMDVIKTESEFDPLAAQSSEDADTKWLSPSDDEGNLLKPCVPLTTVESVDPECPSSCKVEVEQNTFPVKCEFEEETYDVITVKEEDTAEVNIEVCDILTESILGTHENNVSSQCNGMHDHVTLGRTCDSSVSSGEQAALSSSELLNFDNLCRRKDNNLRRQFRRHTPEFSSLIKTVDCLNKCDNIDNDSANSLSLTCGYKVKKQFECDVCGKCFTRLEHLKNHARVHTGEKPLKCDVCGKCFSVMGHLKEHIRVHTGDKPFKCDVCGKCFSGLGTLKSHARIHTGEKPFKCIQCGKCFSQSGHLKSHSRLHSGEKPFKCDVCEKCFSSCRDLKTHSFKHSAEKPFKCNVCGKYFTCAGSVKIHARLHTGEKPFKCDVCKKCFSRSSDLKTHVLYHTGEKQFKCDVCGKCFSRSGALKSHVRQHTGEKPFKCKDCEKRFWRPGDLQTHTRLHTGEKQFKCDTCEMCFFRSGDLQSHVRCHTGEKPFKCNVCENRFCRPADLKTHERLHTGESPFKCNICGKVFPRSQGLKRHGVVHTGEKPFTCDICGKSFTRLAQLKSHSRLHTGEKSFLCDVCGKCFSELGSLKTHSHLHSGNKPLKCDICQKLFSHWRIFKIHTLVHTGGTPFKCNVCGRCFTRSGHLKSHASVHTGEKPFKCDICGKCFSRSGYLKSHAHLHTGESPFKCYVCEMYFSCSGNLRNHARQHTGEKPFQCNVCGKCFALSSTLKIHGRVHSGEKPFQCNVCRKFFSQLQNLRSHSRRHTGEKSFKCDVCGESFSKSQNLKNHTHQHRVHKQ
- the LOC138710224 gene encoding zinc finger protein 271-like isoform X5, whose translation is MVRVPTPVVYLMLCQARRSFNSRIQHNVVFPEETYDVITVKEEDTAEVNIEVCDILTESILGTHENNVSSQCNGMHDHVTLGRTCDSSVSSGEQAALSSSELLNFDNLCRRKDNNLRRQFRRHTPEFSSLIKTVDCLNKCDNIDNDSANSLSLTCGYKVKKQFECDVCGKCFTRLEHLKNHARVHTGEKPLKCDVCGKCFSVMGHLKEHIRVHTGDKPFKCDVCGKCFSGLGTLKSHARIHTGEKPFKCIQCGKCFSQSGHLKSHSRLHSGEKPFKCDVCEKCFSSCRDLKTHSFKHSAEKPFKCNVCGKYFTCAGSVKIHARLHTGEKPFKCDVCKKCFSRSSDLKTHVLYHTGEKQFKCDVCGKCFSRSGALKSHVRQHTGEKPFKCKDCEKRFWRPGDLQTHTRLHTGEKQFKCDTCEMCFFRSGDLQSHVRCHTGEKPFKCNVCENRFCRPADLKTHERLHTGESPFKCNICGKVFPRSQGLKRHGVVHTGEKPFTCDICGKSFTRLAQLKSHSRLHTGEKSFLCDVCGKCFSELGSLKTHSHLHSGNKPLKCDICQKLFSHWRIFKIHTLVHTGGTPFKCNVCGRCFTRSGHLKSHASVHTGEKPFKCDICGKCFSRSGYLKSHAHLHTGESPFKCYVCEMYFSCSGNLRNHARQHTGEKPFQCNVCGKCFALSSTLKIHGRVHSGEKPFQCNVCRKFFSQLQNLRSHSRRHTGEKSFKCDVCGESFSKSQNLKNHTHQHRVHKQ
- the LOC138710224 gene encoding zinc finger protein 845-like isoform X7 — translated: MHDHVTLGRTCDSSVSSGEQAALSSSELLNFDNLCRRKDNNLRRQFRRHTPEFSSLIKTVDCLNKCDNIDNDSANSLSLTCGYKVKKQFECDVCGKCFTRLEHLKNHARVHTGEKPLKCDVCGKCFSVMGHLKEHIRVHTGDKPFKCDVCGKCFSGLGTLKSHARIHTGEKPFKCIQCGKCFSQSGHLKSHSRLHSGEKPFKCDVCEKCFSSCRDLKTHSFKHSAEKPFKCNVCGKYFTCAGSVKIHARLHTGEKPFKCDVCKKCFSRSSDLKTHVLYHTGEKQFKCDVCGKCFSRSGALKSHVRQHTGEKPFKCKDCEKRFWRPGDLQTHTRLHTGEKQFKCDTCEMCFFRSGDLQSHVRCHTGEKPFKCNVCENRFCRPADLKTHERLHTGESPFKCNICGKVFPRSQGLKRHGVVHTGEKPFTCDICGKSFTRLAQLKSHSRLHTGEKSFLCDVCGKCFSELGSLKTHSHLHSGNKPLKCDICQKLFSHWRIFKIHTLVHTGGTPFKCNVCGRCFTRSGHLKSHASVHTGEKPFKCDICGKCFSRSGYLKSHAHLHTGESPFKCYVCEMYFSCSGNLRNHARQHTGEKPFQCNVCGKCFALSSTLKIHGRVHSGEKPFQCNVCRKFFSQLQNLRSHSRRHTGEKSFKCDVCGESFSKSQNLKNHTHQHRVHKQ